DNA from Rhizobium sp. WYJ-E13:
ATGGTGCCCGAAGATGCGGGGCTCAAGCCACTGCTGGAAGACTTCCGCCTGACGCGCAGCTACTGGCTCTCCGTTCACGAGGATCTCAGGCATATCCGACGCGTCCGGGTGACCGTTGATGCTCTTGGCGCGCTGTTTCAACGGCACCAGTCGCTCTTTCGCCGCTTGCCGGCTCAGGCTGCGGTCACTTCTTGAACAGGGCCGAGTAGCGAGGCGAGAAACTCCGGCCGATCGGCTCCGATGCAGCGCCGCGGGCAGGCGCCCAGATATCCGCGAGGCCGCGCATCATTCGTGGACGGTCGCCGGTCAGCCCCGGCGCCTTGAGGCGTTCAAGCAGGTCGTCGAGCAGAGCCTCCGGCGCGCTGCCGCAGAGCACGATCGCCTCCGGCGCGAAGACCAGTTCCGTCATCGCGAGGAGCCATCCGATTTCCCGGGCGGCTTGGGATAGCCAGGCCTGATACTCGGGGCCGGATTTTTCGGCGATCTGGGTGATCACCGTGGAGAACTCGGGGTCGGCGGGGTCGAGATCCAGAGACTCGCTCAGCGCCGCGAGCGTGGCGAGCCGTTCCAGAAGCGGCCTCGGCTCGCATCCGGGCTGGGCCGGGATCAGGCCGACATCGCCGGCGTTGCCGTTGCGACCATTGTAGAGTTCGCCGTTGATAACGATACCGGCACCCAGGCCGTATCCGAGATAGAGGCAGACGGCATCCCTGACGCCGTGCAATCGCCCCGCGATCATCTCTGCCATCGTAGCCGCAGCCGCGTCGTTTCGCAGGCTGACGACCAATCCGGTTTCCGATTCCAGGCGGGAAACGAGGGGGAAACTCTGCCAGCGCGCCATGCTGTAAACGTCCGCCGTGACGCTGCGCGCCTCGTCGATACCGAACGGACCCGGCATTGCCACGCCGAGACCGACCAGACGGGCTTCGAGGTCAGGGCGGAGAGCGGCGGCGTCCTTGCGGGTGCTGGACAGCAGATTGAGCAGGTCCTTGAAGCCTTGGTCGGGGTCCTCGGCATGCAAGCGCGCGCGCTGGCGCACCAGAACATCGCCACACAGATCGACAATGACCGCTCGTGCTTCATGTCTGTCGATGTGAAGACCGATGGCATACGCCCCGTTGGGAGCCAGCACATACGGAACCGCGGGGCGGCCGGGCACTTCACGGGCGACAGTATCCTGCGCCATGATCACGCCTTCGCGTTCCAACTCGTCGACGATGTTGGAGACGGCCTGCTTCGACAGCTTGGTCGCCCGGGCAAGATCTGCCCGGGACATCGCCCGATTGACGCGGATCGCGTCGAGGATGACGCGACGGTTGTGCGCATTGGCACCTTCGACATTCGTGCCGAGTATGGCCCTCGGAGCCCGTCCACCAGTGTTTTCTGGTCCGTCTGCAAGCATTGAAAATTCACTCATAAAAAAGGATTGACATGCAACGAAACTCTTTGCAAGTATTAGTCCATCAAGTGGACAAATAGGCCGAAAGAGCTGATCCCTTGAGATGCTGGCAAGCGGCTTGTCAGTTATCGGATCGTCAGACGCAGCGGATCTGCTTGTGGCTGGCGCGTAGAATGGGAACAAAGCGGGAGACCGTCACACAATCAATTTCCGGGCGTGCAGCCTGGGCTTCGCGACCCCGTAGCGGTGGCTGCGGAGAGCTTTCGAACGTCGAATCTGATTTTGGCTTAAGCAGACGGCGCATCCGCCCTGCGATCCAAGCCTGCAGGAACACCATTTATGAGGGATGAAGGACCATGACGACGCAATCAGACAGCAATCTCCCGGCATTGCTGAAATCGGCACTCGATCACATGATCATTCCGATCGTGAGCCAGTCGGAAATTGCAACGAATGGCCTTTCCATCTACGCCCGGGGCGAGGGCTGCCGTCTCTGGACCGAGGATAATCGCGAATACCTAGACATGCTCGGCTCGCCGACCCGGGCAAACACGTTGGGATACGGCAATCAGGAGATTGCCAAAGCCGTCTACGACCAGCTGGTCAACGTCCATTTCGTCGGTACCGCCGCCAATACGACGGAGCCTGCCATCAGGCTTGCAGAGAAGCTGTCGGAAATTCTGCCCGGGGACCTCTCGCGTATCTTCTTCGTCAGCACCGGATCGGAAGCGGTCGAAGGCGCCCTGAAGCTTGCGAAGCAATACCACCAGGCCAAGGGCAAGAAGCCGCGTGCCTACAAGGTCATCTCGCGTTGGAATGCCTATCATGGCGCCACGATGGGCTGCCTTTCGGTAACCGACTGGCTTCCGGTGCGTAACATCCCGGATCCGCGTGTCCCCGGCAACAGCTTCATCCCGAGCCCGACGCGCTACAGAAACCCGTTTGGCGTCACCGATGAAGTGTGGGCGGAGATGTGCGCCACCTATCTCGAGAAGCAGATCGAGCTTGAGGGCCCGGAAAATATCGCCGCCTTCATCGGCGAGCCGATCATGCAGGCTCATGGCGTTCAGATCCCGACGCAAAACTACTGGAGACGTGTCCGCGAGATCTGCACGAAGCACGACATCCTCCTCATCTGCGACGAAGTCATCACTGGCTTCGGCCGTACGGGCACATGGTTCGCGTCCGAGCAGTTCGGGATCGTGCCTGACATTATCACGATGGCGAAGGCCATGAGCGCTGGCTACGTCCCGGCCGGCGCCGTCGCAACGCGTCCCGAGATTGCTGACGCCATTCCGATGTATCGCAACGTCCACACCTATAGCGGACACGCCGGTGCCATGGCCGCATCACTCAAGGTGATCGAGATCAAGGAGCGGGAAGGGCTCCTTTCGAAGGCACGGAACAACGGTGTCTATCTGCAGGAAGCACTGCGCTCCGCGCTCGGCAGCTCTCCGATCGTCGGCGAAGTCCGGGGCATCGGCCACTGGCACGCCATCGACTTCACAAGCGACAAGGCGACGAAGGCCCCCTTCGAGGACGAAACCGTCAAGGCTGTGATGAACTCGATGCATGAAAAGGGCGTATTGGTAACGGCGATCGGTCACTCCATCGAGATGTCGCCTCCGCTGATCGCCAGCCGGGAAGAGCTCGACAAGGCTGTGGAGGTCGCGGCCGCGGCGATCGATGAGGTTTCCAAGGCGCGCGGCTTCGGCTGAGTGCAGATGAGTTCCGGTCGCAGGCAGGGCCTGCGACCGGCCGGACTGCGGGTATGGCAAGGGTAAGGAATCGAAGTGACAACGTTGGGCAATCTCACGAAAGACGACCGGATCCTGATCCTGTCACCTCATCTTGACGATGCCGTGCTGAGCGCGGGCGGTCTGATCGACCGTGCGGTGAAGCAGGAGTGCCCGGTCGTGGTTGGCAACATTTTCACCGCGGACACACACATCGAAGGCGAACCGTCACCGGTGGTGAAGGAATTGCATGAATGGTGGGGTCTGGGAGCGAGCCCTTATCAGGTTCGCCGCGACGAGGACGCCGCATCGCTTGCACTGCTCGGCGCGGAAATCGTTCAAGGCAGGTTGTTGGACTCCATCTACCGCACAGGCCCGGCCGGAAAATTTTTGTATCCGACCCGCAAGGCTGTCTTCTCTGCGCCTATGGCAGATGACCCGGCCTGGAAGGAATTGAAGCTTCTTCTCGCGTCATGGCTGGAGTCGATCCGCCCGAATATCGTCCTGTGCCCGATGGCAGTCGGGCGGCATGTCGACCATGTCGTGACGACCGAGGCGTTCAGGCAGGACGCCGGCCAATGGGCCGCGGATGTGTATCTCTATGAAGACATTCCATATTCTGCGGGATTTTTTCCTCCGAAATTTCCGGACAACGTGCCTGCCGCACGCGAGCGGAGCGGATGGGAGATTGGCGATCACGTCGATGTCGCGGTCGACTTTACAGCCAAGTTTGCGGCCATCCTGAAATACAAGTCACAGATTGCGGAGATCTTTCCCGGACGTGATCCCGAAATGGAGCTGCGCCGCTACATGAGTTCCGAAGAGGACGGAGCCTACCGGGAGCGTTTCTGGATAGTTCGAAGGAATGAGGAGGAGAAACCATGAGCGATTTCAACAAACGCCGCGCGCTCGCGTTCGACGGCAAATTCGTCCGTGCGGAGCTGATCGAAAATGCCCGCGATGTTGCGGTGCACGGTGTTGTCACCAATCTGTCCAACGAAAAGATGGTTGTCGGCGGTGACGTTGCGGGCATTATCCCGCCCTGGAAGTCGACGATCCTTCGGGGCGGCGTGATCGCCAGCGCCGAACGGGTTTCCGTTGTCGATATTCCCACGGCCACAAATCTCGGCGGCGTGGTCTTCGACGGTTGGGACTGGTTCGGCGATCGGATGTCGGAATTTCCGCGCCATACGCCGCTTTATATCTCTCCAAAGGATGTCGCGGGTTCGGTGCGGGTCAATCCCTGGCATTTCGCGAATGCGCCCCAACCGCGAGAGGAGAGTTCCGATTTCGAGATCCGACTCAATCTCTGGTGGGCGCCGCCGAAGACGGATGCCGGCATCCACAACACCCACGATTTCCTTGAGATCCACACACAAATCTCCGGCAATGGCCGGATCCAGATCTTCCGCGATCAGGCTGGCGCAGATCTCTACCGCGAATTGTCCACGGCGCCCGGCGATACGCACGACCCGATCCTTCAGGTCGAGGGCGTGGATGCGTTCCGCTACCCATGGCACCGCGGTTGGACGGATGAAGGCTGTATTTGGATGGC
Protein-coding regions in this window:
- a CDS encoding aspartate aminotransferase family protein, yielding MTTQSDSNLPALLKSALDHMIIPIVSQSEIATNGLSIYARGEGCRLWTEDNREYLDMLGSPTRANTLGYGNQEIAKAVYDQLVNVHFVGTAANTTEPAIRLAEKLSEILPGDLSRIFFVSTGSEAVEGALKLAKQYHQAKGKKPRAYKVISRWNAYHGATMGCLSVTDWLPVRNIPDPRVPGNSFIPSPTRYRNPFGVTDEVWAEMCATYLEKQIELEGPENIAAFIGEPIMQAHGVQIPTQNYWRRVREICTKHDILLICDEVITGFGRTGTWFASEQFGIVPDIITMAKAMSAGYVPAGAVATRPEIADAIPMYRNVHTYSGHAGAMAASLKVIEIKEREGLLSKARNNGVYLQEALRSALGSSPIVGEVRGIGHWHAIDFTSDKATKAPFEDETVKAVMNSMHEKGVLVTAIGHSIEMSPPLIASREELDKAVEVAAAAIDEVSKARGFG
- a CDS encoding PIG-L deacetylase family protein — translated: MTTLGNLTKDDRILILSPHLDDAVLSAGGLIDRAVKQECPVVVGNIFTADTHIEGEPSPVVKELHEWWGLGASPYQVRRDEDAASLALLGAEIVQGRLLDSIYRTGPAGKFLYPTRKAVFSAPMADDPAWKELKLLLASWLESIRPNIVLCPMAVGRHVDHVVTTEAFRQDAGQWAADVYLYEDIPYSAGFFPPKFPDNVPAARERSGWEIGDHVDVAVDFTAKFAAILKYKSQIAEIFPGRDPEMELRRYMSSEEDGAYRERFWIVRRNEEEKP
- a CDS encoding ROK family transcriptional regulator translates to MSEFSMLADGPENTGGRAPRAILGTNVEGANAHNRRVILDAIRVNRAMSRADLARATKLSKQAVSNIVDELEREGVIMAQDTVAREVPGRPAVPYVLAPNGAYAIGLHIDRHEARAVIVDLCGDVLVRQRARLHAEDPDQGFKDLLNLLSSTRKDAAALRPDLEARLVGLGVAMPGPFGIDEARSVTADVYSMARWQSFPLVSRLESETGLVVSLRNDAAAATMAEMIAGRLHGVRDAVCLYLGYGLGAGIVINGELYNGRNGNAGDVGLIPAQPGCEPRPLLERLATLAALSESLDLDPADPEFSTVITQIAEKSGPEYQAWLSQAAREIGWLLAMTELVFAPEAIVLCGSAPEALLDDLLERLKAPGLTGDRPRMMRGLADIWAPARGAASEPIGRSFSPRYSALFKK